One genomic window of Ziziphus jujuba cultivar Dongzao chromosome 4, ASM3175591v1 includes the following:
- the LOC125422044 gene encoding uncharacterized protein At2g29880-like translates to MVDAANRRWRDNNGVFSKLTVESKILPKLNEALGCNKNYTQYQSRLKWFKTRYQTFSQLMRFNSGFGWDATTQRFTATDEIWDNYFKSHPNQKHLRTETFADFEDLKIAAGNGTAIGKNSIGLRDDTDARIYGQDESTHGRIDDYVYDEINEVYVPTQLDPSCQAPSPRHNEPSMSEFDPNLEVPMENVVQKKRTRNEYEGNTRSFDQNATRVDLLEKLSHGLDSIGKIATEIWGMYNLMEKKEKAISEKEKKNDIWNAIKETPNLDNIGRY, encoded by the exons ATGGTTGATGCTGCTAATCGTAGATGGCGTGATAATAATGGTGTATTTAGCAAACTAACTGTGGAAAGTAAGATACTTCCTAAGCTAAATGAAgcacttggatgtaataaaaattatactcaATATCAGAGTCGCTTGAAATGGTTTAAAACGCGTTATCAAACATTTTCTCAACTCATGCGTTTCAACTCTGGTTTTGGATGGGATGCAACCACACAAAGATTCACTGCCACAGATGAAATATGGGATAATTACTTTAAG tcTCATCCAAACCAGAAACACCTTCGAACAGAAACTTTTGCTGACTTTGAGGATTTAAAAATTGCTGCTGGAAATGGAACTGCCATTGGAAAAAACTCTATTGGATTGAGAGACGATACAGATGCAAGAATTTATGGACAAGATGAAAGTACACATGGTAGGATAGATGACTATGTATATGATGAGATTAACGAGGTATATGTTCCAACTCAACTCGATCCATCATGCCAAGCACCTTCACCCAGACATAATGAACCATCAATGTCAGAGTTCGATCCAAATTTAGAAGTTCCCATGGAAAATGTTGTTCAAAAAAAGCGAACTAGAAATGAATATGAAGGAAATACTCGTTCATTTGATCAGAATGCCACTCGAGTTGATCTTCTAGAAAAACTTTCTCATGGTTTGGACTCAATTGGAAAAATTGCCACTGAAATTTGGGGTATGTATAACCTAatggagaaaaaggaaaaggcaaTTAgtgaaaaggagaaaaagaatgatatttggaatgCTATTAAGGAAACTCCAAATTTAGATAACATTGGTCGCTATTAA
- the LOC107416932 gene encoding vacuolar protein sorting-associated protein 24 homolog 1, whose protein sequence is MNILKPKPNPQQQLRDWQRRLRQECRNIERHIRDIQREEKSVQKAIREAAKRNDMVSAKALAKEIVRSRKTVTRLYENKAQLNSISMHLGESVAIARTVGHLSKSVDVMKLVNNLMKAPEVATTMQEFNKEMTKAGVIEEIVNDAVDSALDSEDMEEEIEEEVDKVLTAIAGETAAELPEAIRKEIIKQPAQTSENGQEEEAIPEGVDDEEELEEIRARLAKVRS, encoded by the exons ATGAACATTTTGAAGCCAAAGCCAAACCCACAGCAACAATTGAGAGATTGGCAGCGTAGACTCCGCCAAGAGTGCCGCAATATTGAACGTCATATTCgag ATAtacaaagagaagagaaaagtgTGCAGAAAGCCATTAGAGAAGCTGCCAAGAGGAATGACATGGTCTCTGCTAAG GCACTTGCAAAAGAAATTGTCAGATCAAGAAAAACAGTGACCCGTCTTTATGAAAATAAGGCACAACTCAATTCAATATCAATGCACCTTGGGGAAAGTGTTG CTATTGCCCGTACTGTGGGGCATTTATCTAAGAGTGTAGATGTTATGAAGCTTGTCAATAATCTCATGAAAGCTCCAGAGGTGGCTACTACAATGCAAGAGTTCAACAAAGAAATGACCAAG GCAGGGGTGATTGAGGAGATTGTAAATGATGCTGTTGACTCAGCACTAGACTCTGAGGATATGGAAGAGGAGATAGAAGAAGAGGTTGATAAGGTTTTGACTGCCATTGCTGGTGAGACTGCCGCAGAGCTTCCTGAAGCTATCAGGAAGGAGATAATAAAACAACCTGCTCAGACATCAGAAAATGGACAGGAG gaGGAAGCAATACCCGAGGGTGTTGATGATGAGGAAGAATTGGAAGAAATAAGAGCTCGACTGGCCAAAGTACGGTCATAA
- the LOC125422045 gene encoding uncharacterized protein LOC125422045, protein MVKPKSTVPSKIREHTRFYPYFKDCIGAIDGTHIPATVKSRDVSSYRNRHGKISQNVLAACNFDLEFIYVLSGWEGSAHDSKLLHDALSRRNGLKVPQEPNHESPSLLLTQETEENNFEELLES, encoded by the exons ATGGTTAAACCAAAATCTACAGTGCCAAGTAAAATAAGAGAACATACAAGATTTTACCCTTACTTCAAG gatTGTATTGGAGCTATTGATGGCACACATATACCAGCAACAGTAAAGAGTCGTGATGTAAGTAGCTATCGTAATCGCCAtggaaaaatttcacaaaatgtaTTAGCAGCTTGTAACTTTGATTTGGAGTTCATATACGTGCTTAGTGGATGGGAGGGTTCAGCTCATGATTCAAAATTACTACATGATGCTTTATCAAGGAGGAATGGACTTAAAGTGCcacaag AGCCAAATCATGAATCTCCATCATTGTTATTAACACAAGAaactgaagaaaataattttgaagagcTGCTTGAAAGTTAA